Part of the Cryptosporangium minutisporangium genome is shown below.
GTGATGCCCGCGGGGCCGCTCAGCCCGGAGAACCCCGGCGCCCCGCCGGGCTTCAGGCCGGAGAGCGCGAACGTGGCGGGGTTGAGCACTGTGTTGTAAGCGCCGCCGGGGACGCCGCCCTCCGGCTCGGTGACGACCCCGATGCCGACGACGGCGACCGGCGGCGCGTCCGCGTTGATGTCTCCGGCGGTACCCGTACCCAGCGCGAGCTGACCGTGGGCCAGCAGCGCCGCGGGCAGCGCCAGCGCGCCCGCGGCATCCGTGGCCGGCATGCCGGTGAGCGTCGTGTGCCAGGTCTGGCCGGTCAGGACCGCACGCCGGTCGGTGTCCTCCTCCGATGGGGCGTTGCCCTTCCGTGCCTTCGGGCCTTCTCCCGAGGAGCCGCCCTCGGAGACGGAAGCGTCGTCGACGCCCTGACTGCCGGACGCCGCCTGCAGCGCGGAGACGAACTGCTCGTCCTGTTCCTGGCGCTGACGGTCGCCGTTGTCGGTTCCCGTCTCGCTGGTCAGCCGGGCCGCCGCACCGCTGTTCGCGGCGGCCATCGACATGTTCATGGTGGTGGCGGCGGGGAGCGGGAGGATGCTCACGATGCGTCCTTTCCGAGCGCGCGAAGGGCGTTCTGCACCTTGACGACGTAGGCCTGGGTCTCCGCGTACGGCGGGATACCGTCGTAGCGGCGGACCGCGCCCCCACCCGCGTTGTAGGCGGCGAGGGCCAGTGGCAGCGACCCGAACTCACTCAGGTGCTGCCGGAGAAGACGAGCGGCACCGTCCACCGCCTGGGTCGGAACGAACGGGTCGACGCCCAGCTCGCGAGCGGTGGCCGGCATGATCTGCATCAAGCCGCGGGCGCCGGCCGGGCTCACCGCGCCCGGGTCGTAGTTCGACTCGATCTTCGCGACCGCGGCCAGCAGGGCGGGCGAGATACCGCGGCGGGCTCCGGCGCTGGTGAACAGGTTGGCGTACGGCACACCGGCGAGCACACCCCCGCCGCCACCGGCGGACGACTCGCCGAGCGCGGCGGTGCGCAGCAGGCCGCTCGCGGAGTCGAGCGCCGAGTTCCGCAGTTCCTCGGGCGGCAGGATCCGGCGGATCGAGGTCGGCGTCTCGTAGACAGGGCCGATCTTCACCCGCTCGCCGGGCTCCGGCGCGTGCAGCATCTTGCCGTTGCCGACGTAGATGCCGATGTGCTCGTAGCCGTCGAAGACCAGCAGGTCACCGGGTTTCGCCTGCTTCATCGAGGGCACCGCGGTGCCTTCCAGACGCTGGTGGCGAACCAGCCGGGGCAGGTCGACGCCGAGATCGGAGAACACCCGCTGGACGAGCGCCGAACAGTCCAGGCCTTTCGCGGGGTCGGTGCCGCCGAAGACGTAGGGCACGCCGAGGTACTTGCGTGCGGTGCTGACGACGTCGAGGCCGGTCGGGCCGCTCGGGTTCAGCGCATTGCCGACGCGCGCGGCCGTGCTGCTGCCGGCGGTGCCCGCGCCGGCGTCGACCGACCCGGCGGCGTCGGCGCGAGCCGCGTCCAGGGCGCTCGCGAAGCCGGTCGGGCCGATTCCGGCGCCGAACCGGGTGGCGGTCTGCGCGATCTGGGTCTGGATCGCCAGCATCCGTGAAGAGACCTCAGCCAGTCCGGTCAACGCTGCCCCCCGCGCCCGCTGCCGGAGGGCAGCGGGACGTTCTCGTGTGACTTCGGGGTCGGCATCCGTGCCGGGTCCGTGCTCCGTGCGGGCGGTAGCGCCCCCACGCACCGCCGGGAGGCCCTGCTACGGCGCGTCGTTGCCCTCGACAGGAGTCTCCGTACTCTTCATCGGCGGTTTGACCCGCGACCTTCGGGTTGTCGCCAATTCGTCGACGAGGAGTTGGTCCTCGGCGAGCTCGGCGGCGGCCTGCTCGGCGGCGTGCCGTTCCTTGAGCTTCTCCACCGCGCGCCGGGCCTGGGAGGCGTCGGTGTACTCGCGGAGTTTCTCGGCGACCGCCTCCTGCGCCGCCGCGGTGACGCGGTTGGCCGCGAACAGCTCGCTCGCGAGCGCCTGCCTGGCCGAGATCGCGGCGATGTACGTCCGGGCCAGCGCCGCGTCCGGGAGGTGCCGTCCGCGCAGCACCTCGCCGCTGCGCTCGGCCGCCAGCTCCGCTTCGCGCAGCGCGGCCCGCGCGGCGAGCACTTCGCCGCGGACCGCGTCTTCCTTCGCCTGCCGAGCACGCAACACGGTGGCGAGGCGGAATCTCTTCTTCGGCATGTCCTTGGCGCCTATCCGGAGTTCAGCAGCTGGGCGAGGGCCTCCCAGGCGGCGCCGGCCGGGTACGGGTCACTCAGCGTCTGCCGCAGGAACGCGTTGATCGCGGGCCAGAGCTCCCGGGCGCGGTCGGCGTCCGGGTTGGTGCCCGGGACGTATGCGCCGATCTCCACCAGCTCGCGCACGTCCCGGTAAGCGGCCATCAGCCGTCGCAGCTCGGTGGCCATCGCCTTCTGCTCGCGGGTGGTGATCGCGCCGGACACCCGGGACACCGACTCCAGCACGTCGATGCTCGGGAAGTGGCCGGAGGTGGCGAGCTTCCGATCGAGGACCACGTGCCCGTCGAGGATCGACCGGGCCGTGTCGGCGATCGGCTCGTTCTGGTCGTCGCCCTCGACCAGCACCGTGTAGAGCCCGGTGATGGTGCCGGCCGACCCCGGCCCGGCCCGCTCCAGCAGCCGGGGGAGCAGCGCGAACACCGAGGGCGGGTAGCCCCGGGTGGCGGGCGGCTCCCCGGCCGAGAGGCCCACCTCCCGCTGGGCCATCGCAGTCCGGGTCAGGCTGTCCATCAGCAGCAGGACGTCCTTGCCGCGGTCGCGGTACCACTCGGCGATGCGGGTGGCGACGAAGCCGGCCCGCAACCGCACCAGCGGCGGCTGGTCGGACGTCGCCACGACGACGACCGCGCGCGCGAGGCCTTCGGGACCGAGGTCGTGTTCGAGGAACTCACGGACCTCGCGGCCGCGCTCGCCGATCAGCGCGACGACCGTGATCTCCGCCTCGGTGCCGCGGGTGATCATCGACATCAGGCTCGACTTGCCGACGCCGGATCCGGCGAAGATGCCGATGCGCTGGCCTCGGCCGCAGGGCACCAGCGTGTCCAGCGCGCGAACGCCGAGCGGCAGCGGGTAGCGGATCAGGCCGCGCTCCATCGCCGACGGGGGCTCACCCTCGACCGAAACCCACTCGCAGTTCGTCAGCGTCGGTCCGTTGTCCATCGGCCGTCCCAGGCCGTCCAGCACGCGGCCGCGGAGGGACTCGCCGACCTGGATCTGCAGCGGGGCGCCGGTGTTCACCGCCCGGTCGCCGGCGCCGACGCCGCCGAGTGGCCCGAGCGGCAGGCAGGAGAGCCGGGCGCCGTCCAGCGCCACCACCTCGGCCGCGACCGTGTTCGTGTCGCCGGCGATCGCGCCACCGCGGACGCCGGCGATGCCGCCGACCCCGCCGATCCGCACCAGGTCGCCGACCCGGCCCGGGACACCGACCACCGATACCGACAGACCCAGGACGGAGTCGACCCGGCCGGTGACCTCCGGCCGCGCCGCCCGGAGTGCCGGCGCCAGCCGATGCTGGAGCAGCCGGGTCACCACGGCTGACTCTCCGCGTCTACCATCCCCAGCGCTTCACCGACCCGCAGCAGTGCGGCGGACAGCCGGGCGTCGACCACCGTCGCGTCGCTCTCGGCGATCGCGTCGCCGCTGGCCAGCGAGGCATCGGGCTCCAGCGTCACGGTCCGGCCGTCGATCACCAGCGGCCCCTCGTGGTCGGCCTCGGCGGTGAGCGTCGCGTAGTCGGCCGGGTTGATCCGGACGAGCACCGGCCGTCCCACCGGCATCAGTTCCAAGGCTCTGGCCACCGCGTCCCGGCCGGGGGAGTCGGCGAGCGCGAGCTCCCGGCCGAGCACCGCCTCGGCGAGGACGAAGGCGGCGCTGACCAGCTCGTCCTCCATCTCGCGCGCACTCGGGACGGCCCGCTGCTCCAGCGCGGCCGCGGCCGCGCCGACCGTCTGCAGCGCCCGCTGCAGCGCGGCCTGCCGGGCCTGCTGGAAACGCCGCGTCTCCTCGTCGGCCGCCTTGCGGGCGGCTTCTGCCTCGATCTTCGCAGCTCGGCGTCCCTCGGCCCATCCGGCCGCGTAACCGGCGGCTTTCGCCGCCTCCTTCGCGGCGGCCAGCTCCGCGTCGACGCTGGCGGCCCGGGGAACCCGCGCGCCCAGCCTGCCGAGGTTGGTGTCGAACGAGGCGCTGACCGCGCCCTGCGCGGCCGCACCGCGCAGGAAACCGGTCGAGGTCGGGTCAGGGGACGAACTCATCGTCTTCTCCGCGCCGGATCGTGATCTGGCCGGACGCCTCGAGTGCCCGGATGTTCTGGACGACCTTCGCCTGGGCTTCCTCCACCTGGCGCAGGCGGACCGGGCCGAGCATCTCGATCTCGTCCGCGAGGTTCTCCGACGCCCGGCCGGAGAGGTTGCGCATGATCTTGTCGCGGACCACGTCGGTGACGCCCTTGAGCGCGGTCGCCAGGTCGGCGGACTCCACCTGCCGCAGCACCAGCTGGATCGACCGGTCCTCCAGGCCCACGATGTCCTCGAACATGAACATCTTGCTGCGGACCTCTTCGGCGAGCTCCGGGTTGAGCGACTCCAGGCCCTCCAGAATCATCTTCTCGGTGCCTCGGTCGGCGCGGTTGATGATCTCGACCAGCGGCTGCAGGCCGCCGACCGTCGACATCTCGGCCGGCTGGAGCACCGAGGACAGCTTGCGTTCGAGCGTCTCCTCGACCTGCCGGATGGTGTCCGGCGAGGTCCGGTCCATCACCGCGATCCGGTTGGCGACGTCGGCTTGCAGCTCCGGGGAGAGCCCGGACAGGATGCCCGACGCCTGGGTCGCGGTCATGTGGGCCAGTACCAGCGCGATCGTTTGCGGGTGCTCGTCCTGGAGGAAGGAGAGCAACTGTCGTGGCTCGGCCCGCTGCAGGAAGTTGAACGGGACGTCGGCGATGCTCTTGGAGAGCCGACCGACGATGTCCGCGGCCCGCTCCGCGCCGATCGACGCTTCCAGCAGGTCGCGCGCGTAGTCGAGGCCGCCCTGCCCGGCGTACTTGTTCGCGGTCGCCAGGTCGTGGAACTCGAACAGGACGTCGTCGGCGAGCTCGGTCTCGATCTGGCCGAGCCGCGCGATCTCGGCGGTCAACTCCTCGATCTCGTTCTCGCGCATCTGCGCGAGGACCTTCGCCGACGCGTCCTTGCCCATCTGGACGAGCAGGATCGCGGTCTTGCGCAGCCCGGAAAGCTCCTCCGTGGTGCTCATCGGCGGGCCTTCTCGCGCCGATCACCGAGCCAGCTCCGCAGCAGCTGCGCCACCTCCTCGGGTTGGCGCTCGACCATCTCGGCGATCTCCCGCTGACGGGTGTCCTTGTCCGGACCGTGGCGGGTGGGTCCGGCCTCCAGCGCCTGGGGCGTGTTCGCCGCCTCCAGCTCGCGCACCCGTTCCCGCTCCAGCGCGGCTTGCATCTCCTCCAGCTGGAGCCGTTCGGACGGGGTCAGCGTGGATCGCTGCTGCCTCTTGCGGTTGCGGCGGCTGACGAACGCGGCGATCAGCATCAGCAGCGCGATCAGGCCGATCGCGGCGCCGCTCTTGATCGTCGACATCAGCTGGGCCTGCCTCTCCGCGGCCTGGGACTCGGCCAACTCCTTCGCCGCTTCGTTCGCCGCCGTGGTGTCGAACGGCAGCGCGGTCACCGCGAGGCTGTCGCCGCGCGTCGCGTCCAGGGCGGCCGCGGACTGCACCAGCGTCTGGATCTGCGCGGTGTTGGCGGACGCGGCGACGTTGGAGTCCAGCAGAACCGCGATGCCCATGCGGCGGATCGCACCCGGCGCCGAGTTGCGGGTCTCGGTCACCGAGTTGACCGCGTTGTTCCGCGTCGTAGTGCTGTTCTCGTAGCTGTTGGCGCCGTTCTGCCCGGCCGGCACCTGGATGTTGTCCGGTCCGAGGACGCCGCCGACCGCGGTGCCGTTGCCGGAGAACGTCTCGGTCTTCTGCGACTCGGCCAGCGGCTGCGTGTTCGCGTCCGAGTTGTAGGTCTGGGTTTTGGTCTCCGTGTTGTCGTAGTCGAGGTCGGCGGTGACCGTGACCGCCGCCTTGCCCTTGCCGACGACCTGCTCGAGCATCGACCGGATCGAGTCCTGCATCTTGCCCTCGAAGGCCATGGTCTGCTTGGTGCTCGCATCGCCGCCGGCCGCGGTCGTCGTCTGGCCGCCCTTGGCCAGTACCGCGCCGTCGGCGCCGGCGAGCGTGACGTCCTTCGCGTCCATGCCTTCGACGCTGGAGGAGACCAGGTTGACGATCGCCTGGACCTGACTGTCGGTCAGATCCCTCCCGGCCGCGGTCTTGACCAGCACCGACGCGGTCGGCCGCTGCTCGTCGTCGGCGAACACGTCTTTCTGCGGAAGCGCCAGGTGGACGGTCGCGGCCTCGACGCCGTCGATCGACTTGATCGTGCTGGCCAGCTCGCCCTCCAGCGCGCGCTGGTAACTGACGTGCTGCATGAACTCCGACGTCGTCACGCCCTGCTTGTCCAGCAGCGAGTACCCGGTGTCCTCACCGGCGGGCAACCCCTGCCCGGCCATCTGGATGCGCAGCTCGTAGACCTGGTCCCGCGGCACCATGATCGTGCCGCCGCCGTCGGTGAGCTCGTACTGCACGTTCGCAGCGCCGAGGTCCTCGACGATCGCCGACGCGTCGGTGGGGGACAGGTTGCTGAACAGGGGGGCCATCGTCGGCTTGGACGCCCAGGCGGCGAAGAAGTATCCGCCCACCGCCAGGGCGATGACCGCGATGATGATCACCGCCTTCTGGCCCGGGGAGAAGGCTCTGAAGCCCTCTACCCCGCGCCGCAGTGCGCGCTTGAGGCGGTCGACCATCTACTCCAGCCTTCTTTTCACTGCATCCGCATGATTTCTTGGAACGCGGCCACGGCCTTGTCCCGCACCGCGACGGTCACCTGGGTGGCCAGCGAGGACTCCGTCGCGGCGATCGTGTAGTCGTGCACGTCGTTGAGGTTGCCGCTGGCGGCCCGGACCGCCAGCTCGTCCTTCCGGTTCTGCAGGCCCTGGAGGTTCTGCAGGCTCTCGGCGAGCTGGGCGGCGAAGCCCCGGGCGCTCTCGGAGGTGGCGTCACCGTTGTTCGCAGCGGCGTCGAGCGCGGTGGCCGCGCTGCCGCCGGTGCCGGTGACCCCCAGCCCTGCAGTACTCAGGCCGGGGACGACGACGGGCGCGATCGGGTCGGCGGCCCCGATGGTGTTGCCGGACAGCCCGATCGCGTTCAGCGAGCCGACCGCGCCGAGGGGTGGGATGCTCATCAGCCCTTCCCGAGTTGGATCGCCGCCTGGTACGAGTCGCGGGCTCGGTCGATCACGGCGAGGTTCGACTGGTAACCGCGCTGGGCCATGAGCAGTTGCCC
Proteins encoded:
- a CDS encoding cell envelope biogenesis protein TolA; its protein translation is MPKKRFRLATVLRARQAKEDAVRGEVLAARAALREAELAAERSGEVLRGRHLPDAALARTYIAAISARQALASELFAANRVTAAAQEAVAEKLREYTDASQARRAVEKLKERHAAEQAAAELAEDQLLVDELATTRRSRVKPPMKSTETPVEGNDAP
- a CDS encoding transglycosylase SLT domain-containing protein, whose amino-acid sequence is MLAIQTQIAQTATRFGAGIGPTGFASALDAARADAAGSVDAGAGTAGSSTAARVGNALNPSGPTGLDVVSTARKYLGVPYVFGGTDPAKGLDCSALVQRVFSDLGVDLPRLVRHQRLEGTAVPSMKQAKPGDLLVFDGYEHIGIYVGNGKMLHAPEPGERVKIGPVYETPTSIRRILPPEELRNSALDSASGLLRTAALGESSAGGGGGVLAGVPYANLFTSAGARRGISPALLAAVAKIESNYDPGAVSPAGARGLMQIMPATARELGVDPFVPTQAVDGAARLLRQHLSEFGSLPLALAAYNAGGGAVRRYDGIPPYAETQAYVVKVQNALRALGKDAS
- the fliF gene encoding flagellar basal-body MS-ring/collar protein FliF, whose translation is MVDRLKRALRRGVEGFRAFSPGQKAVIIIAVIALAVGGYFFAAWASKPTMAPLFSNLSPTDASAIVEDLGAANVQYELTDGGGTIMVPRDQVYELRIQMAGQGLPAGEDTGYSLLDKQGVTTSEFMQHVSYQRALEGELASTIKSIDGVEAATVHLALPQKDVFADDEQRPTASVLVKTAAGRDLTDSQVQAIVNLVSSSVEGMDAKDVTLAGADGAVLAKGGQTTTAAGGDASTKQTMAFEGKMQDSIRSMLEQVVGKGKAAVTVTADLDYDNTETKTQTYNSDANTQPLAESQKTETFSGNGTAVGGVLGPDNIQVPAGQNGANSYENSTTTRNNAVNSVTETRNSAPGAIRRMGIAVLLDSNVAASANTAQIQTLVQSAAALDATRGDSLAVTALPFDTTAANEAAKELAESQAAERQAQLMSTIKSGAAIGLIALLMLIAAFVSRRNRKRQQRSTLTPSERLQLEEMQAALERERVRELEAANTPQALEAGPTRHGPDKDTRQREIAEMVERQPEEVAQLLRSWLGDRREKARR
- a CDS encoding FliH/SctL family protein; the protein is MSSSPDPTSTGFLRGAAAQGAVSASFDTNLGRLGARVPRAASVDAELAAAKEAAKAAGYAAGWAEGRRAAKIEAEAARKAADEETRRFQQARQAALQRALQTVGAAAAALEQRAVPSAREMEDELVSAAFVLAEAVLGRELALADSPGRDAVARALELMPVGRPVLVRINPADYATLTAEADHEGPLVIDGRTVTLEPDASLASGDAIAESDATVVDARLSAALLRVGEALGMVDAESQPW
- a CDS encoding FliI/YscN family ATPase, translated to MTRLLQHRLAPALRAARPEVTGRVDSVLGLSVSVVGVPGRVGDLVRIGGVGGIAGVRGGAIAGDTNTVAAEVVALDGARLSCLPLGPLGGVGAGDRAVNTGAPLQIQVGESLRGRVLDGLGRPMDNGPTLTNCEWVSVEGEPPSAMERGLIRYPLPLGVRALDTLVPCGRGQRIGIFAGSGVGKSSLMSMITRGTEAEITVVALIGERGREVREFLEHDLGPEGLARAVVVVATSDQPPLVRLRAGFVATRIAEWYRDRGKDVLLLMDSLTRTAMAQREVGLSAGEPPATRGYPPSVFALLPRLLERAGPGSAGTITGLYTVLVEGDDQNEPIADTARSILDGHVVLDRKLATSGHFPSIDVLESVSRVSGAITTREQKAMATELRRLMAAYRDVRELVEIGAYVPGTNPDADRARELWPAINAFLRQTLSDPYPAGAAWEALAQLLNSG
- the fliG gene encoding flagellar motor switch protein FliG — translated: MSTTEELSGLRKTAILLVQMGKDASAKVLAQMRENEIEELTAEIARLGQIETELADDVLFEFHDLATANKYAGQGGLDYARDLLEASIGAERAADIVGRLSKSIADVPFNFLQRAEPRQLLSFLQDEHPQTIALVLAHMTATQASGILSGLSPELQADVANRIAVMDRTSPDTIRQVEETLERKLSSVLQPAEMSTVGGLQPLVEIINRADRGTEKMILEGLESLNPELAEEVRSKMFMFEDIVGLEDRSIQLVLRQVESADLATALKGVTDVVRDKIMRNLSGRASENLADEIEMLGPVRLRQVEEAQAKVVQNIRALEASGQITIRRGEDDEFVP
- the fliE gene encoding flagellar hook-basal body complex protein FliE, whose amino-acid sequence is MSIPPLGAVGSLNAIGLSGNTIGAADPIAPVVVPGLSTAGLGVTGTGGSAATALDAAANNGDATSESARGFAAQLAESLQNLQGLQNRKDELAVRAASGNLNDVHDYTIAATESSLATQVTVAVRDKAVAAFQEIMRMQ